A window of the Lactuca sativa cultivar Salinas chromosome 7, Lsat_Salinas_v11, whole genome shotgun sequence genome harbors these coding sequences:
- the LOC111913947 gene encoding protein ROOT INITIATION DEFECTIVE 3, translating into MLSPPPLPETALTASPEGTFTAYDPYTGNVVGRFNDHRCPRNGICILGNDLFAASHVSPEARAGYVRIYYWWSTSCTQSVPLPEPVAPLVASVDGSFVFSGGISGQIHSVSIHSGDVIRSFPVHEKPVSCLAINSDGSLILSGSDDGTLAVLPIFLLLDASFNTESRYSNFTRFTGHESPVTGLTTGVGRSGGIMISSSLDCTCKVWSLVNGIHLQTVRFPNEVWCMVLDPSETELFAAGVDGMIYKRRLKVETRKKVAESGKTVVWGGMHGGGVVAMEMLSYGRILLTVSENGEICVWEVESGKMIRGFGEKIGGVSGVVVAKGGGGFGKRWVGSGECGGYGGGKELGKAVKEVAEIEKVLKGAVDDRSRAISKLESAIEINDKMLKLMLREAKAIAKYNDSNNN; encoded by the coding sequence ATGTTATCGCCACCACCATTGCCGGAAACTGCCCTCACAGCCTCTCCTGAAGGTACGTTCACCGCCTACGATCCATACACTGGAAATGTTGTCGGTCGCTTCAATGACCACCGGTGTCCTCGTAACGGCATCTGCATTCTCGGAAACGACCTATTCGCCGCCTCTCATGTCTCGCCGGAGGCTCGGGCAGGCTATGTCCGAATCTATTACTGGTGGTCAACATCTTGTACACAGAGTGTTCCTCTTCCAGAACCTGTAGCTCCGCTTGTTGCTTCCGTCGACGGATCGTTTGTATTTTCCGGCGGAATTTCAGGTCAGATCCATTCGGTATCCATACATTCAGGAGATGTAATTAGATCATTTCCGGTTCATGAGAAGCCTGTATCTTGCCTTGCGATCAATAGTGATGGATCATTGATTCTCTCAGGAAGTGATGATGGAACACTTGCTGTTCTTCCGATTTTCCTGCTTCTAGATGCTTCGTTTAATACAGAATCGAGATATTCCAATTTCACTAGATTCACCGGACACGAGTCACCGGTGACGGGATTAACCACCGGCGTTGGAAGATCCGGTGGAATTATGATCTCTAGTTCTTTGGACTGTACGTGTAAGGTGTGGAGCCTCGTGAACGGGATCCATCTACAAACGGTGAGATTCCCCAACGAGGTGTGGTGCATGGTGTTGGATCCGTCGGAGACGGAGTTGTTCGCTGCCGGAGTAGATGGAATGATATATAAAAGAAGGCTTAAAGTAGAGACGAGAAAAAAGGTTGCAGAAAGTGGAAAGACGGTGGTGTGGGGAGGGATGCACGGCGGAGGAGTGGTTGCGATGGAAATGCTGAGCTACGGGAGGATTCTTTTAACGGTTTCTGAAAATGGTGAAATTTGTGTATGGGAGGTGGAGAGTGGTAAGATGATACGTGGATTCGGTGAGAAGATTGGAGGAGTTAGTGGAGTTGTGGTGGCGAAAGGTGGTGGTGGTTTTGGAAAGAGATGGGTTGGAAGTGGGGAATGCGGTGGTTATGGCGGAGGGAAGGAGTTGGGTAAGGCGGTGAAGGAGGTGGCGGAAATAGAGAAAGTGTTGAAAGGGGCGGTGGATGACCGGAGCAGGGCGATTAGTAAACTTGAGTCAGCAATTGAGATTAACGACAAGATGCTGAAACTCATGCTCCGGGAGGCCAAAGCAATTGCCAAATATAACGACTCCAATAATAATTAG